In Streptomyces sp. 840.1, one DNA window encodes the following:
- the polA gene encoding DNA polymerase I, producing the protein MAETASKKTADNRPRLLLMDGHSLAYRAFFALPAENFTTGAGQPTNAVYGFASMLANTLRDEAPTHFAVAFDVSRKTWRSEEFPEYKANRSKTPDEFKGQVELIGELLDAMHADRFAIDGFEADDVIATLATQAEAAGFEVLIVTGDRDSFQLITDNVTVLYPTKGVSELTRFTPAKVEEKYGLTPQQYPDFAALRGDPSDNLPGIPGVGEKTAAKWINQFGSFDELVERAEEVKGKAGQNFRDHLDAVRLNRRLTEMVRDVALPKTPVDLERAPYDRTAVTGVLDVLEIRNPSLRERLLAVDPGKAEDEAPAPAAGIELDGAVLGAGEVAPWLAEHGGQPLGVSTADTWALGSGTVTEIALAAAGGAAAWFDPAQLDEADEQAFAAWVSDATRPKVMHNAKSAMRVFPEHGWRIEGVSMDTALAAYLVKPGRRSFALDALAVEYLGRELAPAAASDGQLAFGADDRAEADALMAQARAVLDLGDAFTTRLKEVGAAELLHDMELPTSILLARLERHGIAADRSHLEGMEQQFAGAVQQAVKEAHAAVGREFNLGSPKQLQEVLFGELGLPKTKKTKTGFTTDADALAWLAAQTEHELPVIMLRHREQAKLRVTVEGLVKTIAADGRIHTTFNQTVAATGRLSSTDPNLQNIPVRTDEGRAIRRGFVVGEGFETLMTADYSQIELRVMAHLSEDAGLIEAFTSGEDLHTTVASQVFGVEKTAVDPEMRRKIKAMSYGLAYGLSAFGLSQQLNIEAGEARGLMDTYFERFGGVRDYLHRVVEEARATGYTETVFGRRRYLPDLNSDNRQRRETAERMALNAPIQGTAADIVKVAMLQVDRALTEAELTSRMLLQVHDEIVLEIAAGEREQVESILRHEMSTAVQLRAPLDVSVGVGTDWESAAH; encoded by the coding sequence GTGGCTGAGACGGCATCGAAGAAGACGGCAGACAACCGACCGCGCCTGCTCCTGATGGACGGGCACTCCCTGGCGTACCGGGCGTTCTTTGCGCTGCCTGCGGAGAATTTCACGACCGGGGCGGGGCAGCCGACGAACGCGGTGTACGGCTTCGCGTCGATGCTGGCGAACACGCTGCGTGACGAGGCGCCGACGCATTTCGCCGTGGCGTTCGACGTGTCCCGCAAGACCTGGCGCTCGGAGGAGTTCCCCGAGTACAAGGCGAACCGGTCGAAGACCCCGGACGAGTTCAAAGGCCAGGTCGAGCTGATCGGGGAGCTGCTCGACGCGATGCACGCCGACCGTTTCGCGATCGACGGTTTCGAGGCGGACGACGTGATCGCCACGCTGGCCACCCAGGCCGAGGCGGCCGGGTTCGAGGTGCTGATCGTCACCGGTGACCGGGATTCCTTCCAGCTGATCACGGACAACGTGACGGTGCTGTACCCGACCAAGGGTGTCTCCGAGCTGACCCGCTTCACCCCGGCGAAGGTCGAGGAGAAGTACGGGCTCACCCCGCAGCAGTACCCGGATTTCGCGGCGCTGCGCGGTGACCCGTCGGACAACCTTCCGGGCATCCCCGGGGTCGGCGAGAAGACGGCCGCGAAGTGGATCAACCAGTTCGGTTCGTTCGACGAGCTGGTGGAGCGGGCCGAGGAGGTCAAGGGCAAGGCCGGGCAGAATTTCCGCGACCACCTGGACGCGGTGCGGCTGAACCGGCGGCTGACCGAGATGGTCCGCGACGTCGCGCTGCCGAAGACCCCCGTCGACCTCGAGCGCGCCCCGTACGACCGCACCGCGGTCACCGGAGTGCTCGACGTGCTGGAGATCCGCAACCCGAGCCTGCGCGAGCGGCTGCTGGCCGTGGACCCGGGCAAGGCGGAGGACGAGGCCCCGGCGCCGGCCGCGGGCATCGAGCTGGACGGCGCGGTGCTGGGCGCGGGCGAGGTCGCCCCCTGGCTGGCCGAGCACGGCGGGCAGCCGCTCGGCGTCTCCACGGCCGACACCTGGGCGCTCGGCAGCGGCACGGTCACCGAGATCGCGCTCGCCGCGGCCGGCGGGGCCGCCGCCTGGTTCGACCCCGCACAGCTCGACGAGGCCGACGAGCAGGCGTTCGCGGCCTGGGTCTCGGACGCCACCCGGCCGAAGGTCATGCACAACGCGAAGAGCGCCATGCGGGTCTTCCCGGAGCACGGCTGGCGGATCGAGGGCGTCTCGATGGACACCGCGCTCGCCGCGTACCTGGTCAAGCCCGGCCGGCGCTCCTTCGCGCTGGACGCCCTGGCGGTGGAGTACCTCGGGCGGGAGCTGGCCCCGGCGGCCGCCTCGGACGGGCAGCTCGCCTTCGGCGCGGACGACCGCGCGGAGGCCGACGCGCTGATGGCGCAGGCCCGTGCGGTCCTGGACCTCGGGGACGCGTTCACCACCCGGCTCAAGGAGGTCGGCGCCGCCGAGCTGCTCCACGACATGGAGCTGCCGACGTCCATCCTGCTGGCCCGCCTGGAGCGGCACGGCATCGCGGCGGACCGCTCCCATCTGGAGGGCATGGAGCAGCAGTTCGCGGGCGCCGTGCAGCAGGCGGTGAAGGAGGCGCACGCGGCGGTCGGCCGGGAGTTCAACCTCGGCTCGCCCAAGCAGCTCCAGGAAGTGCTGTTCGGCGAGCTGGGTCTGCCGAAGACGAAGAAGACGAAGACCGGTTTCACCACGGATGCCGACGCGCTGGCGTGGCTGGCCGCGCAGACGGAGCACGAGCTGCCCGTCATCATGCTGCGCCACCGCGAGCAGGCGAAGCTCCGGGTGACGGTCGAGGGCCTGGTCAAGACGATCGCGGCGGACGGCCGCATCCACACCACGTTCAACCAGACGGTGGCGGCGACCGGCCGGCTCTCCTCGACCGACCCCAACCTGCAGAACATCCCCGTCCGTACGGACGAGGGCCGGGCGATCCGCCGGGGCTTCGTCGTCGGCGAGGGCTTCGAGACGCTCATGACGGCGGACTACAGCCAGATCGAACTGCGGGTGATGGCCCACCTCTCCGAGGACGCTGGCCTGATCGAGGCGTTCACCTCCGGTGAGGACCTGCACACCACGGTCGCCTCACAGGTCTTCGGCGTCGAGAAGACCGCCGTCGACCCGGAGATGCGGCGCAAGATCAAGGCCATGAGCTACGGGCTGGCCTACGGTCTCTCCGCGTTCGGCCTCTCCCAGCAGCTGAACATCGAGGCGGGCGAGGCCCGCGGCCTGATGGACACCTACTTCGAGCGCTTCGGCGGGGTCCGTGACTATCTGCACCGGGTGGTCGAGGAGGCCCGAGCCACCGGTTACACGGAGACGGTCTTCGGCCGCCGCCGCTACCTGCCCGACCTGAACAGCGACAACCGCCAGCGCAGGGAGACGGCCGAGCGGATGGCGCTCAACGCCCCGATCCAGGGCACGGCGGCGGACATCGTGAAGGTCGCGATGCTCCAGGTCGACCGGGCGCTCACCGAGGCGGAGCTGACGTCCCGGATGCTCCTCCAGGTGCATGACGAAATCGTGCTGGAGATCGCCGCGGGCGAGCGGGAGCAGGTGGAGAGCATCCTGCGCCACGAGATGTCGACCGCGGTGCAGCTGCGCGCCCCGCTCGATGTGTCGGTCGGCGTCGGCACGGACTGGGAGTCCGCGGCGCACTGA
- a CDS encoding FdhF/YdeP family oxidoreductase → MASKPPAGDPVQDAPQVEPAQHAAAGLPAVAHSLRMAQQQMGVRRTAQTLLKVNQKDGFDCPGCAWPEGDKRHTAEFCENGAKAVAEEATLRRVTPDFFAAHPVADLATRSGYWLGQQGRITQPVYLPEGADRYQAVTWERAFAIIAEELGALGSPDEALFYTSGRTSNEAAFLLQLFAREFGTNNLPDCSNMCHESSGSALTETIGVGKGSVSLEDLHHADLIIVAGQNPGTNHPRMLSALEKAKSAGAKIISVNPLPEAGLERFKNPQTPLGMIKGTALNDLFLQIRIGGDQALFRLLNKLILQTEGAVDEAFVAEHTHGYEAFAEAAAEADWDETLAATGLERAAIEEALTMVLASRRTIVCWAMGLTQHKHSVPTIREVVNFLLLRGNIGRTGSGVCPVRGHSNVQGDRTMGIFERPAPEFLDALDQEFGITSPRHHGYDVVRSIQALRDGDAKVFFAMGGNFVAATPDTDVTEAAMRRARLTVHVSTKVNRSHAVTGTRALILPTLGRTDKDVQAGGKQFVTVEDSMSMVHASRGNLTPASPHLLSEPAIVARLARAVLGPASTTPWEEFEKDYGTIRDRISRVVPGFDNFNQRVAHPGGFALPHGPRDSRRFPTATGRANFTAAPVEFPELPEGRLLLQTLRSHDQYNTTIYGLDDRYRGIKGGRRVVLVNPDDATALGLADGAYADLVSEWKDGTERRAPGFRVVRYPTARGCAAAYYPETNVLVPLGSTADTSNTPASKSVVIRFENVR, encoded by the coding sequence ATGGCCAGCAAGCCGCCCGCAGGAGACCCGGTCCAGGACGCGCCGCAGGTCGAACCGGCCCAGCACGCGGCCGCCGGGCTGCCCGCCGTCGCCCACAGCCTGCGCATGGCCCAGCAGCAGATGGGGGTGCGCCGCACCGCGCAGACCCTCCTCAAGGTCAACCAGAAGGACGGCTTCGACTGCCCCGGATGCGCCTGGCCCGAGGGCGACAAGCGGCACACCGCCGAATTCTGCGAGAACGGCGCCAAGGCCGTCGCGGAGGAGGCGACGCTGCGCCGCGTCACCCCGGACTTCTTCGCCGCCCACCCCGTCGCCGACCTCGCCACCCGCAGCGGCTACTGGCTCGGCCAGCAGGGACGCATCACGCAGCCCGTGTACCTGCCCGAGGGCGCCGACCGGTACCAGGCCGTGACCTGGGAGCGCGCCTTCGCCATCATCGCCGAGGAGCTCGGCGCGCTCGGCTCCCCCGACGAGGCCCTCTTCTACACCTCCGGGCGCACCAGCAACGAGGCCGCGTTCCTGCTCCAGCTGTTCGCTCGCGAATTCGGCACCAACAACCTGCCCGACTGCTCCAACATGTGCCACGAGTCCTCCGGCTCGGCGCTGACGGAGACCATCGGCGTCGGCAAGGGCTCGGTGTCCCTGGAGGACCTGCACCACGCCGACCTGATCATCGTCGCCGGACAGAACCCCGGCACCAACCACCCCCGGATGCTCTCCGCCCTGGAGAAGGCCAAGTCCGCCGGCGCGAAGATCATCTCCGTGAACCCGCTGCCCGAGGCCGGCCTCGAACGGTTCAAGAACCCGCAGACCCCGCTCGGCATGATCAAGGGCACCGCCCTCAACGACCTGTTCCTCCAGATCCGCATCGGCGGCGACCAGGCCCTCTTCCGGCTCCTCAACAAGCTGATCCTGCAGACCGAGGGCGCCGTCGACGAGGCCTTCGTCGCGGAACACACCCACGGCTACGAGGCGTTCGCCGAAGCGGCCGCCGAGGCCGACTGGGACGAGACCCTCGCCGCCACCGGCCTGGAGCGCGCCGCCATCGAAGAGGCCCTGACGATGGTCCTCGCCTCCAGGCGCACCATCGTGTGCTGGGCCATGGGCCTCACCCAGCACAAGCACTCCGTGCCGACCATCCGCGAAGTCGTCAACTTCCTGCTCCTGCGCGGCAACATCGGCCGCACCGGCTCCGGCGTCTGCCCCGTCCGCGGCCACTCCAACGTCCAGGGCGACCGCACCATGGGCATCTTCGAACGGCCCGCACCCGAATTCCTCGACGCCCTCGACCAGGAGTTCGGCATCACCTCACCGCGCCACCACGGCTACGACGTGGTCCGCTCCATCCAGGCCCTGCGCGACGGCGACGCCAAGGTCTTCTTCGCCATGGGCGGCAACTTCGTCGCAGCCACCCCCGACACCGACGTCACCGAGGCCGCCATGCGCCGGGCCCGCCTCACCGTCCACGTCTCCACCAAGGTCAACCGCTCCCACGCCGTCACCGGCACCCGCGCCCTCATCCTGCCCACCCTGGGCCGCACCGACAAGGACGTCCAGGCCGGCGGCAAGCAGTTCGTCACCGTCGAGGACTCCATGAGCATGGTCCACGCCTCGCGCGGCAACCTCACCCCCGCAAGCCCCCACCTGCTCTCCGAACCCGCCATCGTCGCCCGCCTCGCCCGCGCCGTGCTCGGACCCGCCTCCACCACACCGTGGGAGGAGTTCGAGAAGGACTACGGCACGATCCGCGACCGCATCTCCCGCGTCGTCCCCGGCTTCGACAACTTCAACCAACGCGTCGCCCACCCCGGCGGATTCGCCCTCCCGCACGGCCCCCGCGACTCCCGCCGCTTCCCCACCGCCACCGGCCGGGCCAACTTCACCGCCGCCCCCGTCGAGTTCCCCGAACTCCCCGAAGGGCGCCTGCTGTTGCAGACCCTGCGCTCCCACGACCAGTACAACACCACCATCTACGGCCTCGACGACCGCTACCGGGGCATCAAGGGCGGCCGCCGCGTCGTCCTCGTCAACCCCGACGACGCCACCGCCCTCGGCCTCGCCGACGGGGCCTACGCCGACCTCGTCAGCGAATGGAAGGACGGAACCGAGCGGCGCGCCCCCGGCTTCCGCGTCGTCCGCTACCCCACCGCCCGGGGCTGCGCAGCCGCCTACTACCCCGAGACCAACGTCCTGGTCCCCCTCGGCTCCACCGCCGACACCAGTAACACCCCCGCCAGCAAATCCGTCGTGATCCGCTTCGAGAACGTCCGCTGA
- a CDS encoding branched-chain amino acid ABC transporter substrate-binding protein: protein MLILTTVLTTGALTLTACGSRDDDKKSSDSGGTQTVVIGVDAPITGDLSALGLGIKNSADLAAKTANKDKTVPGIKFVVQPLDDQAQPSVGQQNAQKFIDDDTVLGVVGPLNSGVSQSMQKPLNDASLTQVSPANTGTELTQGENWKTGDKKRPFKTYFRTATTDQIQGAFAAKYLYNNAKIKQVYLIDDQKPYGAGLAASFKATFTGLGGKISGADHINPDDRDFNAVVTKVKKSGAKAVYYGGEYPAGAPLSQQLKDSVKIPLMGGDGLYSADFIKLNKKAQGDIATSVGKPVEELDSAKTFIADYKTAGYKDAYEAYGGGTYDATWSIIEAVKLVVAENDGKLPDDPRAKVLDAMSKVKFDGVTGPVSFDEFGDTTNTMMTAYQVDGGKWASKLSEAYKP, encoded by the coding sequence TTGCTCATCCTCACCACAGTGCTCACCACAGGAGCACTGACACTCACCGCCTGCGGGTCGCGCGACGACGACAAGAAGAGCAGCGACAGCGGCGGCACCCAGACCGTCGTCATCGGCGTCGACGCACCCATCACCGGTGACCTGTCCGCGCTCGGCCTCGGCATCAAGAACTCCGCCGACCTCGCCGCCAAGACGGCGAACAAGGACAAGACCGTCCCCGGCATCAAGTTCGTCGTCCAGCCCCTCGACGACCAGGCGCAGCCCTCCGTCGGCCAGCAGAACGCCCAGAAGTTCATCGACGACGACACCGTCCTCGGCGTCGTCGGCCCCCTGAACTCCGGCGTCTCGCAGTCGATGCAGAAGCCGCTCAACGACGCCAGCCTCACCCAGGTCTCCCCCGCCAACACGGGCACCGAACTGACCCAGGGCGAGAACTGGAAGACCGGCGACAAGAAGCGCCCCTTCAAGACCTACTTCCGCACCGCCACCACGGACCAGATCCAGGGCGCCTTCGCCGCGAAGTACCTCTACAACAACGCGAAGATCAAGCAGGTCTACCTCATCGACGACCAGAAGCCCTACGGCGCCGGTCTCGCAGCCTCCTTCAAGGCGACCTTCACCGGCCTCGGCGGCAAGATCTCCGGCGCCGACCACATCAACCCCGACGACCGCGACTTCAACGCCGTCGTCACCAAGGTCAAGAAGTCCGGCGCCAAGGCCGTCTACTACGGCGGTGAGTACCCCGCCGGCGCGCCCCTGAGCCAGCAGCTCAAGGACAGCGTCAAGATCCCCCTCATGGGCGGCGACGGCCTCTACAGCGCCGACTTCATCAAGCTCAACAAGAAGGCCCAGGGCGACATCGCCACCTCCGTCGGCAAGCCCGTCGAGGAGCTCGACTCCGCCAAGACCTTCATCGCGGACTACAAGACGGCCGGATACAAGGACGCCTACGAGGCCTACGGCGGCGGCACCTACGACGCCACCTGGTCGATCATCGAGGCCGTCAAGCTCGTCGTCGCCGAGAACGACGGCAAGCTCCCCGACGACCCGCGCGCCAAGGTCCTCGACGCCATGAGCAAGGTCAAGTTCGACGGCGTCACCGGCCCCGTCTCCTTCGACGAGTTCGGCGACACCACCAACACCATGATGACCGCCTACCAGGTCGACGGCGGCAAGTGGGCCTCCAAGCTCAGCGAGGCCTACAAGCCGTAA
- a CDS encoding PaaI family thioesterase produces MGEHTAPKFPQEIIDEYAALGVDLPALFSAGHLGERMGVRITEAAADRVVGTMPVEGNTQPYGLLHGGASAVLAETLGSVGAMLHGGATKVAVGVDLNCTHHRGVRSGLVTGVATPVHRGRTTTTYEIVITDEHDKRVCTARLTCLLRDVPKNETA; encoded by the coding sequence ATGGGCGAGCACACCGCACCCAAGTTCCCCCAGGAGATCATCGACGAGTACGCCGCCCTCGGCGTCGACCTGCCGGCCCTCTTCTCCGCCGGACACCTCGGCGAACGCATGGGCGTCCGGATCACCGAGGCCGCCGCCGACCGCGTCGTCGGCACCATGCCCGTCGAGGGCAACACCCAGCCCTACGGACTCCTGCACGGCGGCGCCTCAGCCGTCCTCGCCGAGACCCTCGGCTCCGTCGGCGCCATGCTCCACGGCGGCGCCACCAAGGTCGCCGTCGGCGTCGACCTGAACTGCACCCATCACCGAGGGGTACGCAGCGGCCTCGTCACCGGCGTCGCCACCCCCGTACACCGGGGCCGCACCACCACCACCTACGAGATCGTCATCACCGACGAACACGACAAGCGCGTCTGCACCGCCCGCCTCACCTGCCTCCTGCGCGACGTGCCCAAGAACGAGACCGCCTGA
- a CDS encoding DUF4184 family protein, which produces MPFTLSHAAAVLPGLHRDGTGRGPLVASALVAGSFAPDLTYYADTAVPGAMEFGEVTHAVWGVFTVDVLITAAAVGLWLLLREPLVALLPRKRQGRVYALVRGARRAPGRRGARDGAWFVASAVIGAGTHVVWDAFTHHDRWGVRLVPVLSRDVGGYPVFQLVQYGTSALALTVLAWFTLSALRRTGAQPAPASVPVLERRARWYAGGAIGLCVLLGTAHRCARWYAYFGHINTPLDIIPTACFGAGAGLAVGLVLYGVWMRLPGRGGPGAPPLPAAERARSTNPSDS; this is translated from the coding sequence ATGCCGTTCACTCTCAGCCATGCCGCGGCCGTCCTGCCGGGGCTCCACCGCGACGGAACAGGGCGCGGGCCGCTCGTCGCCTCGGCTCTCGTCGCCGGTTCGTTCGCCCCCGACCTCACGTACTACGCGGACACCGCCGTTCCCGGCGCCATGGAGTTCGGGGAGGTAACGCACGCGGTGTGGGGCGTGTTCACGGTGGACGTCCTGATCACGGCGGCGGCCGTCGGGCTGTGGCTGCTGCTGCGCGAACCACTGGTGGCGCTGCTGCCTCGGAAGCGTCAGGGGCGGGTGTACGCGCTGGTACGGGGAGCCCGTCGCGCCCCGGGGCGTCGGGGGGCCCGGGACGGTGCGTGGTTCGTGGCGTCGGCGGTCATCGGGGCCGGTACGCACGTCGTCTGGGACGCGTTCACCCACCACGACCGGTGGGGGGTGCGGCTGGTGCCGGTGCTCAGCCGTGACGTGGGCGGATACCCGGTGTTCCAGCTGGTGCAGTACGGCACTTCGGCCCTGGCGCTGACCGTGCTCGCCTGGTTCACGCTCTCCGCGCTGCGGCGCACCGGCGCGCAGCCGGCGCCCGCCTCCGTTCCGGTGCTGGAGCGGCGGGCGCGGTGGTACGCGGGCGGAGCCATCGGGCTGTGCGTGCTGCTGGGCACCGCTCACCGGTGCGCGCGCTGGTACGCGTACTTCGGGCACATCAACACCCCGCTCGACATCATCCCGACCGCGTGCTTCGGCGCGGGCGCCGGACTCGCGGTGGGGCTGGTGCTCTACGGGGTGTGGATGCGGCTCCCGGGACGCGGCGGACCCGGCGCACCGCCACTGCCCGCTGCGGAACGGGCCCGCAGCACGAACCCGTCCGACAGCTGA